Genomic DNA from Cucurbita pepo subsp. pepo cultivar mu-cu-16 chromosome LG13, ASM280686v2, whole genome shotgun sequence:
TTTTCCTAACAGAGTTTTTCTTAAGGAAACACTTCTCATAGGTAAATTGCAAAGGCATTCCTACTTCAAATAACAAAATACttgaaacaaaagagaaaattaagCAAAACCAACCTCACCTCAACAATTTCTCGTGCTCTATCCATATTGCGGCTCAAGGGGACATCAAATTTCAGCATGGCAAGCTCATTTGTCTCCCATGTGAAGTGTATCTTATTCACAACGTCTTGAGTAACCCCAATTTTATTGACCTTCAcccatttctccatttttgaAGCCTCACCCCTCAGCCTTTCGAGCAACACTTTATCAAGACTCAGCTCAGCTGAAGTCACTGTTTTCTTCTTAGGCCTCCTCAAAACAATCCCATCGTCCTTCTCCCACGGCATTCTCCCGCGAGTTCTCGACTCATCAAAACCCTCCAAATAAAAATCCCCAAATTCAACCTCCTCCAATTTCATTCCAGTTTCTCCCGAATCACCATTTTTCTGAAGTTTTTCAATGCTTTTAGCAATTCGTCGCATTGCGTATTTCCCTGTTTTAACATTTCTTCTATCGGCTAACGCCCTATAGCGTTTTTTGCCCCCATGACCGTCCGACCCATTACTTCTTTCGGGCTTTGCGAGATCCACGCCTTCTTCTTCTAGGGGTTGAAGATAGAGAGGAGTCTTCGTCCATGGCGCTGTACGGAGGTTAATGGCGGCATTGGAGTCGGAAGAGGGCTCCGACAGAAGAGATGATTGTGATCCTGTAGAAGTGGCGGTAATTGGGGCGCGAGGCTTGTGGGAGGAAAGGTGTAAGGGAGTGGAGTCTGATCGAAAGGATGGGGGAAAGAGAATCCTAGGCAGAGCTGGAGAGAAGCAAGTCGTGGCAAGCATAGTTTCGTGTGGTGTATCAATGGCGCTTTTCCATTACAGAATCGGATTGAGTAAATCAGTCGAGGACTGTAGCTGTGGTCTCTTTTATACGGAGGAAGATAGCGGGTCATCCGGTCAGATGGCGCCACCGCCACGTAGATCttgagattttttctttttttttttaatgataaaaaaaaaaaatatatatatatatatatttcaacaaatttgaaGGGGAGAAGGGGAgagtgaaaaagaaacatttcttctAATGGTGTAACAatctctctaaccaatgtgttttaaaactgtgggACTAATAACAATACGTAACCGACCAAGCtgaataatatctattagtggtaggcttaaactgttacaaatggtatcaaagtcagttATTAAATTGTGTAAAAACTTGTCGAGATCATCCACGCGTTTTATATCACATTCTAGATGATAAAATATGTGTGAAATGGAAGTATGCATGTATTTTGGTACCAAAGaccaaagaaaaatataaagtatGATGAAATCAAATGGAGTTGTTAGGATTTGTGCTAGATTTTATGTATTAAACTAATCAAAACCCACAACCTCaatcaaccaaaaacaaaCCTTGTTTGACATATTATAATGGTTAGTTTAGACTAAATtatacctaattttttttaattctcattttataatcattaatttacttttttttctttttttttttttttaatgtaaaaatagTTTAAGATACAggaattttaatatttatttttccgacaaaataaattcattggCTCGAGTGACTTGTCtctaattccaaaaaaaaaaaaaaaaaaaaaaaaaaaaaNNNNNNNNNNNNNNNNNNNNNNNNNNNNNNNNNNNNNNNNNNNNNNNNNNNNNNNNNNNNNNNNNNNNNNNNNNNNNNNNNNNNNNNNNNNNNNNNNNNNNNNNNNaaaaaaaaaagttatactATTAATAATAGTAAACGTTGCATATGGAATGAAgggtaattttgattttaaagaaaaacccccttccaaaatccaaaatgggtgatttttgttagcattgaATTTTTCTTGGCATGTGAAAAGACGAATTTACCTGGTGGGTCCGAAGTGAAAAAGAACTTGCCTCtgtctgtttttttcttgatcCTAATCCTAATCCGAAaagaataggaaaaaaaattgacctCTTCCCGATTGGTGGTGTTTAGACaaacatattttgttgtttaaaaatataatgtttagTGGACAATTAGTGCATAATTTAGAAGTGTCATTTTCTCCaaaaacttaatatttttgtaggttaagaatttgaaattattgtaGAGAGCGccaagtttcttttttaaaccAATGCTTGTATGACTGAAGTAGACTTgggattaaaatatatctaattTCCTAAAAACTCTCCATTTTGGCAAGCAAACATGCATCTCTTCATTTGGAAGTTAAGTTCAAAATTTGGGTCTTCTCAACTTTTTTCTCCTCTACTAATTCTCTTTCGTCTAAATTTCTAATCCAACCATTCTATCtatctcttctctctctctctctctctctctctctctctctctctctctaacatgGCGAACTCTCAGCTCAAGCTCTTTGGTTTCAACATCTCAGAAGACCACAAATCAGTTTCCAACTTTACAGAGCCGCCGCCGGCGGAGTTGCCGGAATCTCGATATCCCCATGCCCCGAAGTTCGAGTGCCAATATTGTTGCAGAGGATTTTCCAATTCGCAAGCTTTGGGTGGCCATCAAAACGCCcacagagaagaaagaaggctTTTGAAGAGGGCTCAAATAAAATCTTGTCATCTTAATTACTTCACGCCTCTGCACGTACAGAACTGGCTCTCGTCGTCCTTTGTGCCGCAGCCACCGAGTACTCCACTGCAGGCGGCGGGGCTTCACGCTATGTCACGGCCGCTGCTGTCGCAAGATGTTTGGCGGCAGGCTGGAGTTATTACTGGGGCGGTCGGAGGTGTAGGAGATGAAGCTGTTCCCGGTAGGGGTTTGGGCCTGGATTTACAACTTAGTCTTGGGCCTAGTAAGCCTTGACTTGGGCTTTTCCCACTTAAGGCCCGGCCCACAAGgttgtaacttttttttttttttttttttgaaaaaagaagttGGAATTTTGTCTACTTATTTTAGACAAATTTTACATATAAAGATAATTTAAAGAGAAACCAAAGGCtgattttatattcattttgttttaattttaaaatagttttaactATTGGAAGAGAATTCAACCTTTGTAGTCCGTTTTTTAGTTAACATAACAATGTTTAGAAATAAGCTTTtgatagtttttcattttcttctacatTTTTCTGAAAAGATGTTTGAAATTGATGCAAATCATCAACGTAAAGAAAATCGCTtgattaatgaattaattaggTTGTTTAGGTTTTGAGGGATGAAAATTCGTAGTCGCAGAGCAGTATGTGTGCAAGCTTCCCAAATCGAAGCCCTAACCAagtaggaaaaagaaaattgcaagtAAAATCAAAGAGGTGCGTACCGCTGAAGGCGACGCCGGAGGAAGCGGCCACACAAGTCTGAATCACGGTGTTCTCCTGGCGAGTGAAAGGCTGCTTCGGTAAACCAGATTTCTCCAGAAGTCTGGTCCATGTCTTCACGAAGAAGAAACGGAGAAGATCGGCGGAGACATTGAGCGAAGGAGTAA
This window encodes:
- the LOC111808943 gene encoding zinc finger protein 6-like, with translation MANSQLKLFGFNISEDHKSVSNFTEPPPAELPESRYPHAPKFECQYCCRGFSNSQALGGHQNAHREERRLLKRAQIKSCHLNYFTPLHVQNWLSSSFVPQPPSTPLQAAGLHAMSRPLLSQDVWRQAGVITGAVGGVGDEAVPGRGLGLDLQLSLGPSKP
- the LOC111809333 gene encoding probable metal-nicotianamine transporter YSL8, with protein sequence MEEEKHDELDPNQKSKRAKEDQGLVMAEESMSVEWIFEAQELNLTTGITPSLNVSADLLRFFFVKTWTRLLEKSGLPKQPFTRQENTVIQTCVAASSGVAFSGLRFGKLAHILLCDYEFSSLKT